Proteins encoded in a region of the Magallana gigas chromosome 8, xbMagGiga1.1, whole genome shotgun sequence genome:
- the LOC136270588 gene encoding uncharacterized protein, translating into MATQLDTLVQIVGQDKKEEVVRICTEQNFAEAVSYAYDNVISVDPEKLSAAEHAVGAHDKESDYYKLFIDEFNMKEHFSQVCSHRKFVKKAFFRVQKFLDHMTEEDAERHDLTKFTLAQGVGYTARWVHGMDNACWKKALQHHYDHEPHHPQYFPDGKMEARYLEESLVDMIGSRWERNLNGAEEVSNQDLVDFNPVYLSRYCPEDLEKVKALIEKIKQG; encoded by the coding sequence ATGGCAACCCAGCTAGATACACTTGTGCAAATTGTAGGTCAAGACAAAAAAGAAGAGGTCGTTAGAATATGCACTGAACAGAATTTCGCGGAGGCAGTGTCGTATGCCTATGACAATGTTATATCGGTGGACCCCGAGAAATTGAGTGCTGCAGAGCATGCAGTAGGTGCACACGATAAGGAGAGTGATTACTATAAACTCTTCATTGACGAGTTCAACATGAAAGAGCATTTCAGCCAGGTGTGTTCACATCGCAAATTCGTGAAGAAAGCTTTTTTCAGGGTGCAGAAATTCTTGGATCACATGACCGAGGAGGACGCAGAGCGTCACGACCTAACTAAGTTCACTCTGGCCCAAGGGGTGGGGTACACGGCGCGCTGGGTGCACGGGATGGACAATGCGTGCTGGAAGAAGGCGCTACAGCACCACTACGATCATGAGCCCCACCACCCCCAGTATTTTCCGGACGGTAAGATGGAGGCCAGGTATTTGGAGGAGAGTTTAGTGGACATGATCGGATCTCGCTGGGAGAGGAATCTAAACGGGGCTGAGGAGGTGTCCAATCAAGACCTCGTTGACTTTAACCCAGTTTACCTGTCACGTTACTGTCCAGAGGACTTGGAAAAAGTGAAAGCACTCATTGAGAAAATCAAACAGGGGTGA